In Mus musculus strain C57BL/6J chromosome 9, GRCm38.p6 C57BL/6J, one genomic interval encodes:
- the Scn2b gene encoding sodium channel subunit beta-2 precursor, producing the protein MHRDAWLPRPAFSLTGLSLFFSLVPPGRSMEVTAPTTLSVLNGSDTRLPCTFNSCYTVNHKQFSLNWTYQECNNCTEEMFLQFRMKIINLKLERFGDRVEFSGNPSKYDVSVTLKNVQLEDEGIYNCYITNPPDRHRGHGKIYLQVLLEVPPERDSTVAVIVGASVGGFLAVVILVLMVVKCVRRKKEQKLSTDDLKTEEEGKMDGEGNAEDGTK; encoded by the exons ATGCACAGGGATGCCTGGCTACCTCGCCCTGCCTTCAGTCTCACGGGGCTCagtctgtttttctctttgg TGCCCCCGGGGCGGAGCATGGAAGTCACAGCGCCCACCACTCTTAGTGTCCTCAATGGGTCCGATACCCGCCTGCCCTGTACCTTCAACTCCTGCTACACCGTGAACCACAAGCAGTTCTCTCTTAACTGGACTTACCAGGAGTGTAACAATTGCACAGAGGAGATG ttCCTCCAGTTCCGAATGAAGATCATTAACCTGAAGCTGGAGCGGTTTGGAGACCGCGTGGAGTTCTCAGGGAACCCCAGTAAGTACGacgtgtcagtgactctaaagaACGTGCAGCTAGAAGACGAAGGCATTTACAACTGCTACATTACCAACCCTCCAGACCGCCACCGCGGCCACGGCAAGATTTACCTGCAGGTCCTTCTAGAAG TACCCCCAGAGCGGGACTCCACGGTGGCGGTCAtcgtgggtgcctcagtgggggGTTTCCTGGCTGTGGTCATCTTGGTGCTGATGGTGGTCAAATGTGTGAGGAGGAAAAAAGAGCAGAAGCTGAGCACGGATGACCTGAAGACTGAAGAGGAAGGCAAGATGGATGGTGAGGGCAACGCGGAAGATGGCACCAAGTAA
- the Scn2b gene encoding sodium channel subunit beta-2 isoform X1, which yields MEVTAPTTLSVLNGSDTRLPCTFNSCYTVNHKQFSLNWTYQECNNCTEEMFLQFRMKIINLKLERFGDRVEFSGNPSKYDVSVTLKNVQLEDEGIYNCYITNPPDRHRGHGKIYLQVLLEVPPERDSTVAVIVGASVGGFLAVVILVLMVVKCVRRKKEQKLSTDDLKTEEEGKMDGEGNAEDGTK from the exons ATGGAAGTCACAGCGCCCACCACTCTTAGTGTCCTCAATGGGTCCGATACCCGCCTGCCCTGTACCTTCAACTCCTGCTACACCGTGAACCACAAGCAGTTCTCTCTTAACTGGACTTACCAGGAGTGTAACAATTGCACAGAGGAGATG ttCCTCCAGTTCCGAATGAAGATCATTAACCTGAAGCTGGAGCGGTTTGGAGACCGCGTGGAGTTCTCAGGGAACCCCAGTAAGTACGacgtgtcagtgactctaaagaACGTGCAGCTAGAAGACGAAGGCATTTACAACTGCTACATTACCAACCCTCCAGACCGCCACCGCGGCCACGGCAAGATTTACCTGCAGGTCCTTCTAGAAG TACCCCCAGAGCGGGACTCCACGGTGGCGGTCAtcgtgggtgcctcagtgggggGTTTCCTGGCTGTGGTCATCTTGGTGCTGATGGTGGTCAAATGTGTGAGGAGGAAAAAAGAGCAGAAGCTGAGCACGGATGACCTGAAGACTGAAGAGGAAGGCAAGATGGATGGTGAGGGCAACGCGGAAGATGGCACCAAGTAA
- the Scn4b gene encoding sodium channel subunit beta-4 precursor has protein sequence MSRAGNRGNTQARWLGTGLLGLFLLPMYLSLEVSVGKATTIYAINGSSILLPCTFSSCYGFENLYFKWSYNNSETSRILIDGIVKNDKSDPKVRVKDDDRITLEGSTKEKTNNISILLSDLEFSDTGRYTCFVRNPKEKDLNNSATIFLQVVDKLEKVDNTVTLIILAVVGGVIGLLVCILLLKKLITFILKKTREKKKECLVSSSGNDNTENGLPGSKAEEKPPTKV, from the exons ATGTCCCGGGCTGGGAACCGAGGCAATACTCAGGCGAGATGGCTGGGCACTGGGCTTTTGG GTCTCTTCCTGCTTCCCATGTACCTGTCGTTGGAGGTATCTGTGGGAAAGGCCACCACCATCTACGCTATTAACGGCTCATCGATCCTGCTGCCCTGCACCTTCTCCAGCTGTTATGGCTTTGAGAACCTCTACTTCAAGTGGTCCTACAATAACAGCGAAACATCCAGGATT CTCATCGACGGGATCGTGAAGAACGATAAGTCTGACCCTAAGGTGAGAGTGAAGGATGATGATCGAATCACCCTAGAGGGCTCCACCAAGGAGAAGACGAATAACATCTCCATCCTCTTGAGTGACCTGGAGTTCAGTGACACGGGCAGATACACCTGCTTCGTGAGGAACCCCAAGGAGAAGGACTTGAACAACTCTGCCACCATCTTCCTCCAAGTGGTTGATAAAT TGGAAAAAGTGGACAACACGGTGACTCTCATCATCCTGGCTGTGGTGGGCGGGGTCATTGGACTTCTTGTTTGCATCCTTCTGCTGAAGAAGCTCATCACCTTCATCCTGAAGAAGACCCGAGAGAAGAA GAAGGAGTGTCTCGTGAGTTCCTCTGGGAATGACAACACAGAGAACGGGTTGCCTGGCTCCAAGGCAGAAGAGAAGCCACCCACAAAAGTGTGA